GTGCTTTAAGAGCGTCAGCGATTTGAATGCTATTTACTTTACCGAAGATTTTGCCAGACTCACCAGCTTTAGCACCGATAGATAATTTTACCGACTCTAATTTACCAGCTAATTCTGTAGCATCTTTCTTGATTTTCTCTTGTTTGAACTGAGCTTGTTTAATGTTCTCAGCTAATACTTTTTTTGCAGAAGCCGTAGCCATTGCTGCAAATCCTTGAGGAATTAAGTAGTTACGACCATAACCTGGTTTTACTACTACGATATCGTCTTTCTCTCCAAG
The DNA window shown above is from Sphingobacterium hotanense and carries:
- the rplI gene encoding 50S ribosomal protein L9, which translates into the protein MEVILKQDVKHLGEKDDIVVVKPGYGRNYLIPQGFAAMATASAKKVLAENIKQAQFKQEKIKKDATELAGKLESVKLSIGAKAGESGKIFGKVNSIQIADALKAQGFDVDRRRITFETEPKNLGEYIANLNLHKEVKVQVPFEVVAE